From Hyalangium minutum:
TGGTGTCTCCACCAGAACCAGATTGAAGACATGAGCGAGCCAAGTGCGCAGCGTCTCCATCCCAAAGCGAGGGAGGATGGTCAGGCTGTGGCCCTCGAATAGCAGCTCTCCCACGTAGCGCCCCGCCCACCAGGTTCCATCCCGCTCGCAGTAGACGATGGGCTCGTCCTCATCGCGCGCCCCGCCCAACGGCATCACGTGCGCCTGCGGCTGGGCCTTGCTCGCGAGCCGCTGCAGCCAGGTCACTTCGTCCGCCGTGGGCGGCGGATCAAAGGGCGAGCAGTCCTGGACGGAGAGCTTCACTCAGAGAGCTCCGGCCGAGCAGTGAAGGTCGTCTCCAGCCCTTCGAGGGCCTGCTTCCGAACCGAGGCGTCGAGTCCGGAGAGGTACTGTTCCAACAGGGGCTTCAGGGACAGCTTCCAAAGGAGCCTGACTGGCCAGGTGGGCTCCTTGTCTTTCCAGAGGAAGTACTTCTTTTTCTTCGGTCGGGGCCCCAACTCGTCGAGCAGGAAGGAGACGGCATCGAGGAAGTAGGTGTGGCCCACTTCGTACTGCTCACCCAGGGCGGGATCCTGACGGATGCGCTCATTCAGCGCGGATGCGGCCGCCTCGAGCAGCTTGAAGTCCCCCTCAACCTTTTCCCAGGAGAGCCGATTCTGGCCTCCCCGCTCTCTCCAGCGATGCTCCGCTGCGGAGAGCAGCATCTCGCCATCGAATGGGCAGGGGAGCCACAGGAAGCGGCGGCGCAGCGCGAAGTCAAACTGCTCGACCGACTGGTCGATGAGGTTCATTGTTCCGATGACATACAGATCTCCCGGGATCCGTAGCTGCATCGGCTCATCATTCTCATCGAGCCCGGGCAGCTCCACCGGCTGCTCGCGGTCTTCCAAGAGGGAGAAGCACTCGCCCAGCATGCGACTCAGGTCCGTGCGGTTGATCTCATCGAGAATGAGGACGTACGGGAGCCGGGAGGTGAGGGTTGGTTTCTGCCGGTGACGCTGTATCTCATTGATCAAGCGAAGCAGGTAACCAGGACGGTACTCGGTGGCGCCTTCCGGTGTGAGGTGCAGTCCCCGGATGAATTCCTCATAGGAGTACGCCGGGTGGAGCTGGAGCCGACGCACGTGGGTCTTCATCGCGGCGTCGATGAGCTCCTGCTGCGAGAAGTAGTCAGCTGGGCCCAGCTGCTCGAGGGCGGCGGCTCGGATGATGCGTGCTGCGTACTCCTTGGCGCGGAAGGTCTTTCCCGTTCCAGGGGGACCGTAGAGGACAAGCTGCTTTTTGTGACGGATGACGTCGAGGGACGCCCCCTCGTCCTCGTCCCCCTCCAGGCCACTGATCCAGGTGGCATCCAGGGGGCTGTCGTAGAAGTCGAGCCGCTGCCCCGGCAAAAGCTTCTCCAGGGCCTTCCGGATGAGGAAGAGCTTCCAGTCTGGCTCGTCCTTGAGCTGCAGAGCCGGGTCATTCTGGAGCTTTTGATCTGCGTCATCCTGAGGCTGGGCCAGCTTTTCGAAGGCCTCGCCGATCAGCCATTTGTCCCGAAGGCTGGTACTGCGCTCGAACTGATCTGGAAAGAGGAGGTGGAGAAGAATGTGCCGCAGCTGGCGGTTCCCTATGTCCTCCAGCCCGTCGACGAACTTCATGAAGGCCCAGGGCTCCTGGAGCAGCTTCTCCTGTTCGGGTCGAGGGAGCTTCTTCCAGTCGATCATGAACCGGATCAAGAAGCCGAGTTCGGCCGGACGGCGGGTATTGTAGTTCTGCCCAGGATTGCCGATGCCGTACTCGAACGCTGTTAGCAACCAGTGCCCTTGGGGGATCGAGTCACCTGCCCAGCCCAACACCTGGTTGACGAGCTCTTCCTTCCGGGGACGCCCCACTTTGGAGTGGAACAAGAAGTAGACGGCGATGGCCTCGGCCATGAGCCGGATGACCTCCGGCTTCTCCTTGCCTACCTGATCCTCGAGTTTCTGTTCGAACCTACGCTGCGTGCCATCCCACGCCTCCACAAAGACGGTGCGCAGCCTGTTCAGGTTCCCGGTCGACCAGACCGTGGCACCCTCAAAGAGCAGGGAGCCATCTTGAAGCAGGCACTTGTCACGGAACTGACGCGCGGCTTCGTAGATCGGGCCTCGGTCCTCTTCGTAGTAGCGAGCCATAGTGGTGAATGCAGTGAAGACTACCCGAGGTGACGGTGTCTGGCGCGTGCTTCCTCACTAGCCCCTCCTCAGTCACATCCCTCAAACTCGGACGCGAGCTGGCCATCGTTTCCAAACCCTGGGGTGAACCGCTTCCGCTGCGCGCCTTCAGGCGCTCAGTCAGGATCGGTGGAACTCAGGGCATCGGCGCACTGGGCCAGCAGCGTGGCGATTCGCGCCGCTTCCGCTGTGCCTAAAGAGGAGATCATGGCGTTCTCGACCTCCTCGACGGCCCAATGGGCCCTCGCGAGCACTGCTTTCCCGCGAGAGGTCAGCTCGCTGCGCAGGATGCGGCCGTGCTCGGGGTCCGCCTGTCGGACAAGCAGACCGTCGCGCTCCAGGTTGGCGAGGATGCCTTGCATCGTCTGCGGCGTGACGAAGGCGGCGCGCGCCAGGCGGGCGTTCGACATACCGGGCTCCAGCTCGACCGCCGAGAGGACCGCGTACTGGGGCGAGGTCAGCCCGAGTGGCCGCAGCGCATCGTCCATTCTCGTGCGCAAGGCGTGCTGCGCTCGCTTGAGTGCATAGCCAAGCCGCTTGGCCATCGGCTCCGGCATCGATGTCGTGGACATGTCAGCTTCCTGATATTATATCAGCCTCCTGATATTAACGGAGGAGAGGACCCATGGCCAAGCTGATTGGACCCGGCTTCATTGCGCTCCAGGTGCGTGACCTGGAGGCGTCTCGGCGCTTCTACACGGAGCACCTGGGCCTCACCTCGGCTCCCCAGAGCCCGCCTGATGCGGTCGTGTTCGATACCCAGCCCATCCCTTTCGCGATCCGTCGGCCGCTGGTCGACCTGGCGCTCGTGAACCAGCTCGGATGGGGGCTGTCCCTCTGGCTCTCGAGTGACGATGCTGACGGCCTGCATGAGCGGCTGGTGGGCGCGGGAGTGCCCATCCTCTTGCCACCCGCGAATGGACCTTTTGGACGCTTCTTCAGCTTCCGCGACCCGGACGGCTATGCCATCACGGTCCACACGGCGCGTCAGGCGAATCCGCGCACGAGCCTCGATCCAAGTGCGGGCCACCTGACTTTGATCAACACCTTCACGGTCGAGCCGGATCGGGCGGACGAGCTCCTGAAGCTCCTGTCCCGGGCGACCGAGGAGACCATGCGCCACCTGCCCGGCTTTATCTCCGCCAATCTGCATCTCAGCGGAGACCGCCGCCACATCGCCAATTATGCACAGTGGCGCAGCCGGGAGGACTACGACGCCATGCTCAAGAACCCCGAGGCGCAGACTCACATGCGCGAGGCGGCTGCGATCGCTCAATCCTTCATGCCCGTGTTGTACGAGCTGCGCGAGGCGCACGCGGCCGGCAGCGAGCGCTGACCCGCGAGCGGAGATGTCCCGCTCAGCCCATCGGCTGCGCCGAGGCCGGATGCAGCGCACAGGCGGCGGTCCCCGCCAGCACGAGCACACCGGCCAGAATCAGCGGGATGACCAGCCCGCCATGGAAGACCAGCGCGGCGCCGATGGCAGCGCCCGCGAAGATCGCGGCGACACTGCCCAGCCGACGCGCCCAGTTGGGATTGGTTCCTCCCGCCAGCGTTGAATCCGCCGCAAGGCCCGTCAGGGTCAACGTGAGGACGGTGGTGGTGACCTCGGGGAACTTGAGCTGGCGAACCGTGGCATTGCGGAAGCCCATGGCGAGCGCCGTCAGCGCGATGATCGCGTAGAGGGCGGGTCTGGGCGACTGCGACGCGATGTCGAACCCGGTGGCGATGATGGCCGCGAGCCAGAGCGACAGCGCCTCGATCATTGCCGCGAGCAGGAGCCAGCGCCGCAGTGGCCTGCCGCTTTGCGCCCTGCCGATCTGCCCAGCGAGTACGGCGCCGGCCAGGAAGAACAGCATCGCGGAGAGAGAGGGCGTGAAGTGGAATCCCGGCGTTCCGACAACGGCGAAGCCCAGGAACACGATGTTGCCCGTCATGTTGGCGGTGAAGACCTTGCCGAGTCCGAGCACGCTGACTGCGTCGACCAGGCCCGTCGTCACGGACAGCAGCAGGAGCAGCCAGATCAGCGGCGGGGCAGCGGGGCGGGTGGGAGGGGACATGTCCAGTGCCTCTCAGACGGCCCAGCAGCCGCAGCCGAGCGCGCCCCAGAAGCCCTGGACGTCGGCGGCGGGAACAGGGCTTCCTAGAGCCACGGCATGATCATGGCCATGGAGTGTGCACGCACGCTGGCAGCCGCAGGCCGAGGCCTGCTTCGTGTGCGCCTCGGGCGCCCGCCAGTAGCCGCCGAAGGTCGCGACCGGCGACCAATCGGGCATCGGCTTGGGCATCGGCGGCGCGAGCTTCGCCTCATCGCCCTCCGCGAAGACGATCCTGCCGCCAAGCATGGTCAGCACTGAGCGCAGCGTCGCGATCTGGTCCTCGGGCACTGAGAAGTAATCGTCGGACAGCAACGCCAGGTCGGCGAGCTGGCCGGCCTTGATCTGGCCTTTCTTCCCCTGTTCGTTCGAGAACCAGGTGTTGGCCTCGGTCCACAGCCGCAGCGCGGTCTCACGGTCGAGCCGGTGGGCCACGGGGGAGAGGCGCAGGCCACCTACCGTCTTCGAGGTGACGAGCCAGGAGAGCGATACCCAAGGGTTATAGCTTGCGACACGGGTTGCATCGGTGCCCGCGCCGACTGGCAACCCGGCCGCCAGCATCCGCTGGATCGGCGGCGTCGCCTCGGCGGCCCTGGCGCCATAGCGCTCGACGAAGTATTCGCCCTGATAGGCCATGCGATGCTGGATGGCGATGCCGCCGCCGAGCGCGGCAATCCGGTCGATGTTGCGCTCGCTGATTGTCTCCGCATGGTCGAAGAACCAGTGGAGGCCGCTGAGCGGGATGTCGCGGTTCACCTTCTCGAAGACATCCAGCGCGCGTCCGATCGTCTGGTCGTAGGTGGCATGAAGCCGCCAGGGCCAGCGCCGCTCGGCCAGCAGGCGGATGACGGGCTCGAGCTCGGCCTCCATGCTGGGCGGCATATCGGGCCGGGCGACCCGGAAGTCCTCGAAATCCGCCGCCGAGTAGACGAGCATCTCGCCCGCGCCGTTATGGCGGTAGGTATCGTCGCCGTCGCCGGGCTTCACTTTCGTCGCCCATGTCGCGAAGTCCTTGAGTTCTTCCTTCGGCTTCTGCGTGAACAGATTGTAGGCAATGCGCAGGGTCAGCTCGCCGTCCCGGTGGAGCTTCTCGATGATCTGGTAGTCCTCGGGGTAGTTCTGATAGCCGCCGCCAGCGTCGATCACGCTGGTGACGCCGAGACTGTTCAGCTCGCGCATGAAGTGCCGGGTCGAGTTGAGCTGATACTCGGGCGGGAGCTTGGGGCCCTTGGCGAGCGTCGCATAGAGGACCGTCGCGTTGGGCTGGGCGAGCAGCAGGCCCGTAGGGTTGCCCGCCGCATCGCGAACAATTTCGCCACCTGGAGGGTTTGGCGTGTCCTTCGTGTAGCCCACGGCGCGCAGCGCTGCGGCATTGAGCAGCGCGCGATCGTAGAGGTGCAGGATGAACACCGGCGTCTCGGGCGCGGCGGCGTTGAGCTCCTCGAGCGTTGGCAGGCGCTTCTCGGCGAACTGGTGCTCGGTAAAGCCGCCAACGACGCGCACCCATTGAGGAGGCGGAGTGGTCTCGGCCTGCTTCCGGAGCATGGCCATTGCGTCGGCCAGCGTCGGCACGCCATCCCAGCGCAGCTCCATGTTGTAGTTGAGCCCGCCGCGAATGACGTGGATGTGGCTATCCATCAGCCCGGGGATCAGCCGACGTCCCTTGGCGTCGATCACGAGCGCCTGCGGGCTGGCTGCGGCGCGGACTGTCCTCTCGTCTCCCACCACGAGGAATGTGCCGTCGCGGATCGCGACCGCCTCGGCCGTGGGATGGGTGCGATCGAGCGTCGTGATCTTCGCGTTGATGATCAGGGTGTCGGGCATCGTGGAGCTCCTGGCCGAGGCAAGTGGAGGCAGAACGCGGGCTTCGTCGGCGAGAGGGGCGCAGGTCGGCCGCCGAAGGTCGAGCGGAGGAGCGGCCGGCTTGCGGAGCGGCGCTCAGCCCTTGTGAGAGTGGCCACCTTCCGAGGCACCGAACATCGTCTTGGCGTAGATGATGCCCAGGCCGTAGGCGCCACCATACTTCTTGGCGATGCCGGTGGTCAGGTCATAGGTCTCGCCGCGCGCCCAGTCGCGCTGCAGCTCGAGCATGTACTGGAGCGAGGTCAGGGGCCGGACACCCGCCTGGATCATCCGCTCCATCGCGCGCTCATGCGCCTCGACGGAAACGTCGCCGCAGGCATCGGCGATCACGTAGACCTCATAGCCCTGATCGAGCGCCGACAGGGTCGGGCCGACGATGCAGACCGAGGTCCACAGGCCCGCGAACACCAGCCGGTCCTTGCCGATGGCGTTGACGCGCTTGATCACATGGGCGTCCTCCCAGGTGTTCATGGAGGTGCGGTCGGTGACCTCGGCGCCGGGGAAGGCCTCGGTGATCTCGGAGAAGATCGGGCCGGAGAAGCTCTTCTCGGCGACCGTCGTCAGGATGGTCGAGACCCCAAAGCCGGCGGCGGCGTACGCCACGAGCGCGGTGTTGTTGCGCAGCTCGGTGGCTGAGATCGAGTGTGTCGCGAACGACATCTGCGACTGATGGTCGATCAGGATCAGCGTATGGTCCTTGGGGGAGAGCAGGCCCTTGGCGGGCGTCGGGGTGGCGGTGATCGGCATGGTCTTTCTCCTTCGATGTGGACGGGCAGCAGTGCGTGCCTCTACCGCATACGAAGGAGTGGTGCTTGAACAAAAGGGTGAACTCACTTGTGCGCAACCTTCGCGTTGTTCACCTTCAAGCGGAGAAGGGCACCCTCAACATGAGGGGCCTGGGCGGCCAGCCCTGAGACGTCGAGGGCTCAGGCGGCGGCTCAAGCCGGCTTCGGGAGGATGACCAGATCCTCATCCTGCCACAGGCGATACAACCCGTCGGCACTCCGGCAGCGCTCGGCGTGTGCGCGGATCTTCTCGTCGATCTTGCGCACCTCATCCTGGCTCATGGCCGCGATCTGTTCGGCCGTGTAGCTGCCCTCGAACACGAAGAAGCGGCAGAGCGTGTACATCTCCTCGTAGGTCTTCGTGGAGAAGCCGCACAGCAGCGGCACCACCTCGTGTGGCAACTGCTTCTGCCGCACCGCTTCGACCACCTGATGACTGAAGAGCTGGGTGTCCGTGAAGTCGCGGCACAAGTCGTACGTCGGCCCTCGGGCGGCGGCCATGAGGATCAGGCAGTACCCGCCGGGGCGCACGAAGGCGAGCAGCCGGTCGATGAACGCTCCCCAGCTGGGGAGTGGCACGTGGTACATGACGTGCGAGCACAGGACGACGTCATACTGCTCGCCCAGCGGGTAGCGCTCCAGGGGCTCGATGAAGATCTTCGCCTTCTCGTGTTGGAACCCGGCGATCTGGCTCGGGTTGGGCTCGAGCAACGTGATCGAGCCGAAGAGGGGCGCGAGCCGCTCGACGACCATGCCCGAGCCCGAGCCCACGTCCAACAGCGAGGGCCGTGGAGGCAACCTGGGGACGATTCGCTCTTCGAGGAGCTTTCGGAGGAGCTCGGGATGACGGGCGGTCGCCGCGAGGATGCGGAATGCCGTGGCGTAGTCCTGCGGTGACAGGGTGATGGCCATGCCTGGAGTCTCTCTCCGGCACCACCGAACCTGGAAGAGAAATTGCCCACCATGATAAGCGCGCGGCCATGATTGAGAACGCACAGCCTTCCATCCTTGCTGATCGCCCGCCGGTAGGCCGCACACTCACGTTCTGCATCGCCCCCGAGAGCGACGTGCCCGGTGCGCTCCGCCGCCTCCGCGAGGGGCACTCGGTCGACTGTGGCGTCATCGGCATCGGCGAGCCGGTGGTGCTCGCGCTGAAGAAGACCCTCCTCGGGCTGCGCACCTTTCCGTCCATGTCCGGTCCGGCCTGCAGCGTCCCGTCCACCCAGGAGGCGCTCTGCTTCCTGCTGCGAGGGTCCGATCGCGGCACCGTGTTCGATCTCACCCAGCAGATCCGCGAGCTCCTGGGCGACGCGTTCCTGCTCGTCGACTCGAACGACACGTTCATCTACCGCGAGGGCCGCGACCTGACGCGCTTCGAGGACGGGACCGAGAACCCTCAGGGCGAGCTCGCCGTGAAGGCCGCCCTGGTCTCCGAGGGCGAGCACCTGCGTGGCTCCAGCTTCCTCGTCGTGCAGCGGTGGGTGCATGACCTGATGCGCTTCCGCCGGTTCAGCGAGGAGCGCCGCGAGCTGTTGATCGGCCGGCGCGCGGAGTCGAACGATGAAATTGAAGAGGCCCCCGAGTCCGCTCACGTGAAGCGGACCGCCCAGGAGAGCTTCGAGCCCCCCGCCTTCATGGTGCGCCGCTCCATGCCGTGGGCCACCGCGACGCAAGAGGGGCTCGAGTTCATCGCCCAGGTCGAGTCGCTCGACCGCTTCGAGGTCATGATGCGCCGGATGGCGGGCCTCGAGGACGGAGTGGTTGACGGACTCTTCACGTTCTCGCGGCCCGTGACGGGGGGCTACTACTGGTGCCCCCCCGTCCAGAACGGCAAGCTCGATCTGGCCCGCCTCGGCCTCTGAGGGCGGAGCGGCTACCCGCCGCAGCCAATGGGCTGCGTGCCGATGATGAGATCGTCGTACCAGAGCTCCGCCTGCTCGCCGTGGTAGGTCTCGAAGCCGAACCACGCCTTGGCGTACTGCGGCGACCACTTGGACAGGCCGACGTTCCAGTTCGTCACGTGGAGGCCGGTCATCTCCGTGCCGTCCAGCCACACGCGCAGCTCGTGCTGGGCCCCGTTGAAGAAGGTCTCCACGCAGTGCCATTCGTTGGGCTGGAGCTGGACGCCCTGAGAGGGCTGGCCCCACGGCCCAGAGAGCTGCTCGTATTCCTTGTCGGGGTGGATGAGGTTCGTCTCGAACACGTGCTGGTGGAAGCCTATGCGCACCATGCGCTGGTTGTCCGCCGAGCCCGCGCCGAAGTATGTGCTGTGGCCCTCTGCCATGGGCAGCTTCGCGCGCAGGAAGACGCGCGTGTAGAAGCTGTTGTTCTGAGGAGGGAAGGGCTGCGTGGTGGTGAAGAGCACGGAGCGGTAGCTCTCCGTCCCGGTGCCCACCACGTGCACGGACTTCGTGCCGGAGTGCGCCTGGCTGCTGTCGATGGAGATGCTGCCCAGCTGGTTGAAGACCTGCACCTGCCACGTCGCCGGGTCGGGTGCTCCGCCCACGGAGGCCTGCTCGAAGCCGTCACAGAGCAGCACCCCGTTGGCGCCACACTTGCTCTCGCCCGGCCCGGTGCCGGGCAGGTCCGTGTCGGGCTCGTCCGAGCCGCCGCACCCCAAGAGCACACTCAGCACACAGCCGCACCACCATCCGAGTCCACGTCGTCGATGCACGGTCCACCCCTCTCTCGAATCAGGGAGGCCCGAGCGTAGCGCCTCTGCTGGGGGGAGGGGTGTCACCTTCCTCGCAGCAGCGGTGACGAGCGGCCCGCGTCTCGCACGGGGTGTGCTAGACGCCGTACGGCAAAAGTGGGGAAGACCCCAGCCTGGGAGGGACATGATGAAGGGAAGGTTCTCGGCGGTGCTCCTGATGGCCTTCGGCCTGGTGGGCCTGAGCGGCTGCAAGAGCGAGTGCCGCGCCTACTGTGAGCGCTACCAGCAGTGCGTGGAGGATGACATCAACGTGAGCACCTGCACGAACACCTGTCAGGACGCCTCGGACAGCAACCGCGACCATGAGGCGAAGGTCCGCGAGTGTGCGAACTGTGTGGGTTCACGTTCCTGCGCGGCCACGTTTGACGACTGCATCGACGACTGCTTCGGCGTCCAGGGGCCGTGAGCCCGGCAGGTCCTCCTCGCCGAGGACCTGCGCGGTGCCAGCGCCTCACAGGTTGTTCTGCATCCGCTGGCGCATGGCCTCGTGTCGGCGCTGGTGCTGCTCACGCTCCTGGGCGATGAGCTCCTGGGCACGGGCCTTCTGGCTGTCGCTCAGGAGCTTCTCCGCCTCGGCATAGGCCGCCTCATCGTTCGCCCGGAGCTGGGTGAAGAGGGGCTCCACCTGCTGCCTGAGCGCGCGCATCTCCTCGGTGTCGGGCGGTGGCCCCTTCATCCGCTCCGCGTCACTGGGCGGCGGCCCCGGCGGACGCGGCGGGCGCAGGGCCTCCAGCTGCTCCTGAATCGGCGCGTTCTGCTGCTCCAGTGCCGCTTGTAGCGCCTCCACTTGAGCCACCTGCTCGGCCGTCAGCGCCAGCTCCTGCTGCTTCCAGAGGAGAAGATTCAGGGACGACGGGGGCCCGCGGGGGTGGCCACCCTCGTGCTTCGGGTAGCCCTGAGCACTGGCCAGCAGCGGGGCAACCAGCATCACCACGAGTGACAGCTTCTTCAGAGACATGGATCTTCCTCCTGGGTTCGCGTCCCTGGGAATCCTGCTGGCCCGTCAGCGGCCTGGCAGGCGTCCCTGACGCCTTGGGATTCAATATGGCCGGAGGCCCATTTCCGCGGGTGACGCCCATATTTCTTTTTGTGTTAGGGCAGGGGCGCTCATGAGACGGCTCCTCAGGTGTGAACCATCGCAAGGGAGTGGTATCTAAAGCCGCATGCCCAACAGTTTCTTCTTCGTTCGTCTCGTAACGCATCGTCCCAACTTCGCGACGACCATGACCCCTGAAGAGCAAGCCACGATGGGTGCGCACATCGCGTTCCTCCAGACGCAGCTCGCCGCCGGCAAGCTGGTGGTGGCGGGACCGGTGATGGATCCCGCGGGACCCTTCGGCATGGCGGTGTACGAGGCGGAGTCACTGGAGGAGGTTCAGCGCCTGCTCGAGCGCGATCCCGCGAAGGCGATCGGCCGGTTGGAGGTGATGCCCTATGCCGCTCCCCCCGTCGTGAGGCCTGCCCGCTGAGCGGTCAGGCGTAGCAGGGGCTCGGTGGCGGCTCCGCACGGATGCCAGATGGCGGGAGTGGATCCACCCTCTTGAAGCACGGGTTTATCGCCTTCGAGGGGAGGAGCGCGCATGTTCGCAGCCGCACTGACCGAGCAACCTGGCATCCTGAAGTCCGCAGCCCTGGTACCGCCTCGGCTGTCCCTGGGCTCCACGATGATCTTCCACGGGTGGAGCAAGCTGAAGAAGGAGGGCATGGAGCAGACGGTGCCCTTCTTCGAGCAGATCGGATTCAAGCCCGGGAAGCCGTGGGTCCTGGCGCTGGCCATCACCGAGCTCGCCGCAGGCGTGAGCGCCATTCTGGGCGTGGCCACGCGGCTCTCCGCGCTGGCGGTGCTCGGCACCCAGGCGGTGGCCATCCGCAAGGTGCACGCCTCGAAGGGATTCGACAACACGAAGGGCGGCTACGAGTTCAACCTGGCCCTCATGAGCGATGCACTGGCGTTGCTGCTGCGCGGGCCCGGCCGCTTCTCGGTGCACAGCCTGCTGGAGCGCGGGGTGAAGCGCCGCGAGCTGCGCCGCCTCAAGCTGCTGCGCCGCCAGCGCACCGGCTCGCGGCTGTTGGATCTGCTGGGCTGACGGTGCACGGGCTGGGCGTCAGCTGCCCCAGACCTCGGTGAACAGCCGGGCGAAGTTGCCGCCGAGGACCTTCTCGATGCGCTTCTGCGACCAGCCTCGCCGCGACAGGTCCTGCGCCAGGGTCTCCATCCGGCGCGGGGCGTTGTACTCGGCGACGATGTTGAAGACGTCCGCCGCTTTGCCCGGGGCCGCGATGCCCTGGGCCTTCCGGTCCTCGTAGAACTGGCGCTGCCGCTCGCGGGCTTTGTCGTCCATGACCAGGGCCGAGAGCCCGCCGTCCGTGCCGATGCCCACGTTGTCCTCGCCGCACACCTTCACCGCGTGCTCCAGGTGGCGGATCACGTCCTCGGCGTGGGCCATGCCGCTCTCGCGCAGGAATGGCATGAAGTAGATGCCCACCACGCCACCTTTGTTGGCCAGGGCGCGCAGCTCCGAGTCGTAGACATTGCGCGGGTTGTCCACGAGGTCGCGGCAGCCAGTGTGAGTAATGGCTGGTGGGGCCTTGGCCTCCGCGATGGCGTCCGCGCGGGTCCGCTGGCCTCCGTGGCTGAGGTTGAGCAGCACCTTGTGCTTCTCGAGCTCAGCGATGACCTGGCGGCCGAAGTCGCTCAGCCCCGCGTTTGCGGGCTCGAGCGCACCGTCGCCGCACAGGTTGCGCTTGTTGTAGGT
This genomic window contains:
- a CDS encoding dipeptidase; amino-acid sequence: MKRRFRLVGTEVGNGQGRYTEALEVLALCSGIIANNPDLLMTILRGSDLGVAKRSKRLGIIYNLQDTTALETDLSRVLTLRRAGVRVIQLTYNKRNLCGDGALEPANAGLSDFGRQVIAELEKHKVLLNLSHGGQRTRADAIAEAKAPPAITHTGCRDLVDNPRNVYDSELRALANKGGVVGIYFMPFLRESGMAHAEDVIRHLEHAVKVCGEDNVGIGTDGGLSALVMDDKARERQRQFYEDRKAQGIAAPGKAADVFNIVAEYNAPRRMETLAQDLSRRGWSQKRIEKVLGGNFARLFTEVWGS